Proteins encoded within one genomic window of Ptiloglossa arizonensis isolate GNS036 chromosome 3, iyPtiAriz1_principal, whole genome shotgun sequence:
- the LOC143144245 gene encoding arginine-hydroxylase NDUFAF5, mitochondrial isoform X2, with protein MYVFDRNAKLLQKERAAQAPDVKLYDYIKDEVGYRLSDRIFDIKRKFKKVLNLGCSRGHVSKHILTENVEELILTDMCSSFLYQAETSEGMKVTRTIMDEENFSFESNSLDLVISSLSLHWVNDLPRCFHNINKSLKNDGIFMAAIFGGDTLYELRSSLQLAELERDGGISAHISPFAEIRDIGTLLTRANFTMLTIDTDEIVIGYPSMFELMWDLKGMAENNAVRNRKLRLNKDTAFAAAAIYKQLYGKMKEDDTPFIPATFQIIYLLGWKPDASQPKPLERGSGQVSLKDLYKLDEIIKETEKVKIDKDK; from the exons ATGTACGTTTTTGATAGAAATGCGAAACTTCTTCAAAAAGAACGTGCTGCACAAGCTCCTGATGTAAAACTGTACGATTACATTAAAGATGAAGTAGGTTATAGATTATCAGATAGAATATTTGATATAAAGAGAAAATTCAAGAAAGTACTTAACTTAGGATGTTCTCGTGGTCATGTATCAAAGCACATTTTGACAGAAAATGTAGAAGAGTTAATCCTAACTGATATGTGCTCTAGTTTTTTATATCAAGCAGAAACTTCAGAAGGAATGAAGGTAACAAGAACAATTATGGACgaggaaaatttttcatttgaatCAAATAGTTTGGATTTAGTGATCAGTTCTTTGAGTCTTCACTGGGTAAATGATTTACCAAGATGTTTTCACAATATTAACAAGAGTTTGAAAAATGATGGAATTTTCATGGCAGCTATATTTGGAGGAGATACATTATACGAATTAAG GAGTTCTTTACAATTAGCAGAATTAGAGAGAGATGGTGGAATTTCAGCACATATTTCACCATTTGCAGAAATTAGAGATATTGGAACATTACTAACAAGGGCCAATTTTACAATGTTAACAATTGATACAGATgaaatagttattggttaccCAAGCATGTTTGAGTTAATGTGGGATTTAAAAG GGATGGCTGAAAATAATGCAGTGAGAAATCGAAAGTTACGTTTAAATAAAGATACTGCATTTGCAGCTGCTGCAATATATAAACAACTCtatggaaaaatgaaagaagaTGATACACCATTCATACCTGCtacatttcaaataatttatctATTAGGTTGGAAGCCAGATGCATCACAACCAAAACCTTTAGAAAGGGGTAGTGGACAGGTGTCGCTTAAAGACCTATACAAATTAGATGAAATCATAAAAGAAACTGAAAAGGTTAAAATAGACAAAGATAAATAA
- the Rpt3 gene encoding 26S proteasome regulatory subunit Rpt3, translating to MMDEMSVILPDKDVGEMDYKPVTGHYIVSGDEVDVEDLYSKYKKLQRMLEFLEVQEEYIKDEQRNLKKEYLHAQEEVKRIQSVPLVIGQFLEAVDQNTGIVGSTTGSNYYVRILSTIDRELLKPSASVALHKHSNALVDVLPPEADSSISMLQADEKPDIQYSDIGGMDMQKQEIREAVELPLTHFELYKQIGIDPPRGVLLYGPPGCGKTMLAKAVARHTTAAFIRVVGSEFVQKYLGEGPRMVRDVFRLAKENSPAIIFVDEIDAIATKRFDAQTGADREVQRILLELLNQMDGFDQTTNVKVIMATNRADTLDPALLRPGRLDRKIEFPLPDRRQKRLIFSTITAKMNLSEEVDLEDYVARPDRISGADINAICQEAGMHAVRENRYIVLAKDFEKGYKNNIKKDAAEHEFYK from the exons ATGATGGATGAAATGAGTGTTATTCTGCCAGACAAg GATGTAGGAGAAATGGATTATAAGCCAGTAACTGGACACTATATTGTTAGTGGAGATGAAGTGGACGTTGAAGATTTGTATAGCAAGTATAAG AAATTGCAAAGAATGTTAGAGTTTCTTGAAGTTCAAGAAGAATATATTAAAGACGAGCAACGCAATCTGAAAAAAGAATATCTCCATGCTCAAGAAGAAGTAAAACGCATACAGAGTGTGCCTTTAGTTATTGGACAGTTTTTAGAAGCTGTAGATCAAAATACTGGTATAGTAGGCTCTACTACAGGCTCTAATTATTATGTACGTATTCTGTCTACAATCGATAGAGAGCTGTTGAAGCCTTCTGCTAGTGTGGCACTTCATAAGCATAGTAATGCTTTGGTAGATGTTTTACCACCAGAAGCTGATTCAAGTATTTCTATGTTGCAAGCAG ATGAGAAGCCTGATATTCAATATAGTGATATTGGAGGCATGGATATGCAAAAGCAAGAGATTAgagaagcagtagaattgcctcTTACTCATTTCGAGTTGTATAAACAAATTGGAATTGACCCACCAAGAGGTGTACTACTTTATGGTCCACCTGGGTGTGGTAAGACTATGCTTGCAAAAGCTGTAGCAAGACATACTACAG CTGCATTCATTCGTGTAGTAGGTTCtgaatttgtacaaaaatacttgGGTGAAGGGCCGAGAATGGTCAGAGATGTTTTCCGTTTAGCTAAAGAAAATTCACCTGCTATAATTTTTGTTGATGAAATCGATGCTATAGCTACAAAGAGATTTGATGCTCAGACAGGAGCTGATCGTGAGGTACAGCGTATTCTATTGGAGTTACTCAATCAAATGGATGGCTTTGATCAGACAACCAACGTTAAAGTTATAATGGCTACAAATAG AGCGGATACATTAGATCCTGCATTATTACGTCCTGGTAGATTAGATCGAAAGATTGAATTTCCTTTGCCCGATCGGCGACAAAAACGCTTGATTTTTTCAACGATCACTGCAAAAATGAATTTAAGCGAAGAAGTGGATCTTGAAGATTATGTGGCGCGACCAGATAGAATCTCTGGCGCTGATATAAACGCAATTTGCCAGGAAGCAGGAATGCATGCAGTTCGTGAAAATCGTTACATAGTGTTAGCGAAAGATTTTGAGAAGGGCTACAAGAACAACATTAAAAAAGATGCAGCCGAACACGAATTCTATAAGTAA
- the Ufc1 gene encoding ubiquitin-fold modifier conjugating enzyme 1 isoform X1 yields the protein MVDESTKKTLSNILLLQTKAGPRDKELWVQRLKEEYQALIKYVKNNKESDNDWFRLESNKEGTRWFGKCWYIHNLLKYEFEIEFDIPVTYPITAPEIALPELDGKTAKMYRGGKICLTDHFKPLWARNVPKFGIAHAMALGLGPWLAVEVPDLIEKGVIVHKDKINECKS from the exons ATGGTAGATGAATCGACAAAAAAAACATTAAGTaacattttattgttacaaacaAAAGCTGGTCCTAGAGACAAAGAATTATGGGTGCAAAGATTAAAGGAAGAATACCAAGCTTTaattaaa tacgtaaaaaataacaaagaatCCGACAACGATTGGTTTCGTTTGGAATCAAATAAAGAAGGCACAAGATGGTTTGGCAAATGTTGGTATATACATAATTTGCTAAAATATgaatttgaaattgaatttgat ATACCTGTCACATATCCCATAACAGCACCTGAAATTGCTTTACCAGAATTAGATGGtaaaactgcaaaaatgtacAGAGGTGGAAAAATTTGTCTCACAGATCATTTTAAACCTTTATGGGCACGTAATGTGCCAAAGTTTGGAATTGCTCATGCTATGGCACTTGGT CTTGGTCCATGGTTGGCAGTTGAAGTTCCCGATCTTATAGAAAAAGGTGTCATAGTACATAAAGATAAAATTAATGAATGTAAGTCTTAA
- the LOC143144427 gene encoding alpha- and gamma-adaptin-binding protein p34 codes for MNLPRLLIVSTEKGKANEIATSIGAERLSNQDYFEYYLWNIQNKYYKTQVLVCVTENPSPDISINGVEALIVHHNTQAENAEHNLKQWSSLIASLAEAEVLLFSCNFITDVLIRDKVIKWCLQKKFELIELNRPDTDASEADLEHNKYGIERIIEALHAHMWPNMILKGKSSSTEEQSSDIDEVEEQFENIKLTQDATERLPMENMLDGIMGEESADFGELFSQLMAMKEHAASLPTNQRRIAAEQLVTAFWKAMGGDPSETELD; via the exons aTGAATTTGCCACGACTGCTAATAGTCAGCACAGAAAAAGGAAAAGCTAATGAAATTGCTACCA gtATAGGAGCAGAAAGATTATCTAATCAAGACTATTTTGAATATTATCTATGGAACATTcagaataaatattataaaacccAGGTGTTAGTATGTGTTACGGAAAATCCATCTCCAGATATTTCAATCAATGGTGTAGAAGCTCTAATTGTGCATCATAATACACAAGCA GAAAATGCAGAACATAATCTAAAACAATGGTCTTCTTTAATTGCTTCCTTAGCCGAAGCAGAAGTATTATTGTTTTCTTGTAATTTTATAACAGATGTTCTTATTAGAGACAaag TAATAAAATGGTGTctacaaaagaaatttgaattgaTTGAATTAAATAGACCCGATACAGATGCTTCAGAAGCTGATTTAGAACATAACAAATATGGCATTGAAAGGATTATTGAAGCTTTACACGCTCATATGTGGCCTAACATGATACTCAAAg gGAAGTCATCAAGTACTGAAGAACAGAGTTCTGACATAGACGAAGTTGAagaacaatttgaaaatattaaactgACTCAGGATGCTACAGAAAGATTGCCAATGGAGAATATGCTAG atgGTATTATGGGAGAAGAAAGTGCAGATTTTGGTGAATTGTTTAGTCAATTAATGGCTATGAAAGAACACGCAGCATCGCTACCAACTAATCAAAGACGAATAGCAGCAGAACAGTTAGTTACTGCTTTTTGGAAAGCAATGGGAGGTGATCCTTCAGAAACTGAATTAGACTAA
- the Larp7 gene encoding la related protein 7 — protein sequence MVMEEQQSDMELDSERVPVPQVQKSIEDSHIETVNKITSISRGKPRLRKKALHAAILKQMEFYFSDANLSKDRFLSNLIKNDPYVDLNIFIEFNKIRELTTDISRITKALQASTILSLSEDGTKVHRITPIVPKENTDDCTIYVQNLPPDADHETLSSIFSQYGPVVYVSLPRYKHNRKIKGFAFVEFDTPESIKKCFKAFQKKGCVLPLHTAPDELLSIATFDDAEKDVRLKGRAVNLNENNKYMKTTVDTEESENIEIEENRSFENYEEEEHTAVNNTLEFHENKSKKKTRKRKHKDAELLETDNMEKQIDFDLIKNKKKKSRHNIDIYNNETEQNNERRSNISLEDTPKKLNKHKKSLYTNKEQTLNNGDDNEQMVIEDCTVETIEEQDSEKKKKRKRKRRSKTEDVGYSMQLQVMTKKDWKQLRNKYLELQRSKMKQLKQHLKKRWNQWSNYEKNKPEKEENDEKENTSKQDNANTHHFSFTPGVIVKIETDKPSTDPKGFKMELRGNNSIKYIDVKEGASLAYVRFDTTDAAQMFAQKSNKEKQMTILDGEEEKMYWNKILSDREEKLGKKVKPKQRGRNKLLKKAEKELGKHIKFDEV from the exons ATGGTGATGGAAGAACAGCAATCAGATATGGAACTAGACTCAGAGAGAGTTCCTGTTCCTCAAGTACAAAAATCAATAGAAGATTCACATATAGAGACAGTGAACAAAATTACAAGTATTTCACGAGGGAAACCAAGGCTTAGAAAAAAGGCATTGCATGCTGCAATACTAAAGCAAATGGAGTTTTATTTTAGTGATGCAAACCTAAGTAAAGACAGGTTTTtaagtaatttaattaaaaatgatccAT ATGTTGATCTGAACATTTTTATTGAATTCAATAAAATTAGAGAATTAACTACTGATATAAGCCGAATAACTAAAGCTCTGCAAGCATCAACAATCTTATCATTGTCTGAAGACGGAACAAAAGTACATCGTATAACACCAATAGTACCAAAAGAAAATACAGATGATTGTACAATTTATGTACAAAATCTACCACCTGATGCAGATCATGAGACATTGAGTTCAATATTTTCTCAGTATGGTCCAGTTGTGTATGTTTCATTACCACGGTACAAACATAATAGGAAAATAAAAGGTTTTGCATTTGTAGAATTTGATACACCAGAAAGTATTAAGAAATGTTTTAAG GCTTTTCAGAAAAAAGGTTGTGTATTACCTTTACACACAGCTCCTGATGAACTTTTAAGCATTGCTACTTTTGATGATGCTGAGAAAGATGTGAGATTGAAAGGAAGAGCAgtaaatttaaatgaaaacAACAAATATATGAAAACCACTGTAGACACTGAAGAatcagaaaatattgaaattgaagaaaatagaaGTTTTGAAAACTATGAAGAAGAGGAACATACAGCTGTAAACAATACTTTAGAATTTCATGAAAACAAAagcaaaaagaaaacgagaaagaggAAACACAAAGATGCAGAACTTTTAGAAACAGATAATATGGAAAAACAAATAGATTTTGatttaataaaaaacaaaaagaaaaaatctagACACAATATTGATATCTACAATAATGAAACAGAACAAAATAATGAAAGACGAAGTAATATTTCTTTAGAGGATACACCAAAAAAGTTGAATAAACATAAAAAAAGTTTATACACAAACAAAGAGCAAACATTAAATAATGGCGATGACAATGAACAAATGGTAATTGAAGACTGTACGGTTGAAACTATTGAAGAACAGgatagtgaaaagaaaaaaaagagaaaacgtaAAAGACGAAGTAAAACAGAGGACGTTGGTTATAGTATGCAACTACAAGTGATGACTAAAAAAGATTGGAAACAACTTAGAAATAAATACTTGGAATTACAGAGAAGTAAAATGAAACAACTCAagcaacatttaaaaaaaagatgGAACCAATGGtctaattatgaaaaaaataaacctgagaaagaagaaaatgatgaaaaagaaaatacaagcaAACAAGATAATGCAAATACACATCATTTTTCATTCACTCCTGGAGTTATAGTTAAGATTGAAACAGATAAACCATCTACAGATCCAAAAGGATTTAAG ATGGAATTAAGGGGaaataattctataaaataCATAGATGTCAAGGAGGGTGCCTCCCTTGCTTATGTAAGGTTTGATACAACTGATGCTGCACAAATGTTTGCACAAAAATCtaacaaagaaaaacaaatgaCAATATTGGATG gtgaagaagaaaaaatgtattggaataaaattttatctgaTAGAGAAGAAAAGTTGGGTAAAAAAGTTAAACCCAAACaaagaggaagaaataaattgttaaaaaaggCAGAGAAAGAACTTGGGAAACATATTAAATTCGATGAagtgtaa
- the Ufc1 gene encoding ubiquitin-fold modifier conjugating enzyme 1 isoform X2, giving the protein MVDESTKKTLSNILLLQTKAGPRDKELWVQRLKEEYQALIKYVKNNKESDNDWFRLESNKEGTRWFGKCWYIHNLLKYEFEIEFDIPVTYPITAPEIALPELDGKTAKMYRGGKICLTDHFKPLWARNVPKFGIAHAMALGLGPWLAVEVPDLIEKGVIVHKDKINECL; this is encoded by the exons ATGGTAGATGAATCGACAAAAAAAACATTAAGTaacattttattgttacaaacaAAAGCTGGTCCTAGAGACAAAGAATTATGGGTGCAAAGATTAAAGGAAGAATACCAAGCTTTaattaaa tacgtaaaaaataacaaagaatCCGACAACGATTGGTTTCGTTTGGAATCAAATAAAGAAGGCACAAGATGGTTTGGCAAATGTTGGTATATACATAATTTGCTAAAATATgaatttgaaattgaatttgat ATACCTGTCACATATCCCATAACAGCACCTGAAATTGCTTTACCAGAATTAGATGGtaaaactgcaaaaatgtacAGAGGTGGAAAAATTTGTCTCACAGATCATTTTAAACCTTTATGGGCACGTAATGTGCCAAAGTTTGGAATTGCTCATGCTATGGCACTTGGT CTTGGTCCATGGTTGGCAGTTGAAGTTCCCGATCTTATAGAAAAAGGTGTCATAGTACATAAAGATAAAATTAATGAAT GTCTTTAA
- the Ifc gene encoding delta4-sphingolipid-FADS-like protein ifc isoform X2: MGQHVSRTDFEWVYTEEPHASRRKIILEKYPQIKKLFGYDPNFKWVVTGMVLIQFISIFFIKYLNYPMMFLLAYCFGGVINHSLMLAIHEIAHNLAFGHARPMANRLFGYFANLPIGLPISSSFKKYHLIHHRYQGDEVLDTDIPTLWEAKLFCTTFGKFCWIFFQPFFYAFRPFFVYPLAPTLLEFINLVIQFTFDGLIWYFLGGKVLVYLLSGSVMAMGLHPVAGHFISEHYMYKKGFETYSYYGPLNWITFNVGYHNEHHDFPAVPGSRLPEVHMQE, from the exons ATGGGTCAACATGTTTCGAGGACCGATTTTGAATGGGTTTATACGGAAGAACCACACGCATCAcgacgtaaaataattttgg AAAAATATCCtcaaataaagaaattatttggatATGATCCTAACTTTAAATGGGTAGTTACAGGAATGGTTTTGATTCAATttatatcaatattttttataaaatatttaaactatCCAATGATGTTCCTTCTAGCATATTGTTTTGGTGGTGTGATTAATCATTCTCTTATGTTAG CAATACATGAAATAGCACATAATCTTGCCTTTGGACATGCTAGACCAATGGCCAATAGATTATTTGGATACTTTGCTAATTTACCTATAGGTCTACCAATATCTAGTAGCTTTAAGAAATATCATCTTATACACCATCGT tATCAAGGAGATGAAGTACTAGATACTGATATACCAACATTATGGGAAGCTAAATTGTTCTGCACAACATTTGGAAAGTTTTGTTGGatattttttcaaccatttttttATGCATTCAGACCTTTTTTTGTTTATCCACTGGCACCCACATTATTGGAATTCATAAATTTAGTGATACAATTCACATTTGATGGGTTGATATGGTATTTTTTAG GTGGAAAAGTTTTGGTCTATTTACTTTCTGGATCAGTAATGGCAATGGGTTTGCATCCTGTAGCTGGTCATTTTATATCAGAACATTACATGTATAAAAAAGGTTTTGAAACATATAGTTATTATGGACCATTAAATTGGATTACATTTAATGTTGGATATCATAATGAACATCATGATTTTCCTGCTGTTCCTGGTTCAAGATTACCAGAG
- the LOC143144463 gene encoding tyrosine-protein phosphatase non-receptor type 11, with product MASRRWFHPNISGLEAEHLLMERGYDSSFLARPSSSNPGDFTLSVRRNGEVTHIKIQNTGDFYDLYGGEKFATLSELVQFYMENGGQLREKNGEIIELKYPLNCADPTTERWFHGHLSAKEAERLMVERGKNGSFLVRESQSKPGDFVLSVRTDDRVTHVIIRSQDNKYDVGGGDKFDSLSDLIEHYKRNPMVETSGSVVHLRQPFNATRINASGIKSRVRQLHKENGCSNGWLCWNGATGSNEGGAGRGKGKAGFWEEFESLQQLECRHLFSRKEGLRPENRAKNRYKNILPFDHTRVRLKDVDPNISGADYINANYIKNEEGDGQTSGDGGSFNKCYIATQGCLPNTIPDFWHMVYQENTRVIVMTTKEMERGKNKCARYWPEEGEVVEYGGEWKVRALSRTSTADYTLREFLLHGNKPCFAESRRIYHYHFQAWPDHGVPSDPGCVLNFLHDVNARQESIAGALASGGQNVPSIGPILVHCSAGIGRTGTFIVIDMILDQIKRHGLDCEIDIQRTIQRVRSQRSGMVQTEAQYKFVYLAVLHYIETVSQRMQAEQKSLHLGREYTNIRYKSETNATTNMSDISVPICTATTLPTSAHFTLPTPINSLRPK from the exons ATGGCATCCCGCAG ATGGTTTCATCCCAATATATCGGGTTTAGAAGCAGAACATTTATTAATGGAACGAGGTTATGATAGTTCATTTTTGGCACGTCCAAGTTCATCTAATCCTGGTGATTTTACGTTATCTGTTAG ACGAAATGGTGAAGTTACTCATATTAAGATACAAAATACAGGAGACTTTTATGATCTTTATGGTGGTGAAAAATTTGCAACTCTCTCAGAacttgtacaattttatatGGAAAATGGAGGACAGTTGcgtgaaaaaaatggagaaattatTGAATTGAAATATCCCTTAAACTGTGCGGATCCAACAACCGAAAG GTGGTTCCATGGCCATTTATCAGCTAAAGAAGCAGAACGTTTAATGGTGGAGCGAGGTAAAAATGGATCATTTCTGGTTCGTGAATCCCAAAGTAAACCTGGTGACTTTGTATTATCCGTGCGTACAGATGATCGTGTTACACATGTAATAATACGATCTCAg gaTAATAAGTATGATGTTGGTGGAGGTGATAAATTTGACAGTCTTAGTGATTTGATAGAGCATTACAAACGTAACCCAATGGTTGAAACAAGTGGAAGTGTTGTCCATTTAAg GCAACCTTTCAATGCTACTCGTATAAATGCTAGTGGCATTAAAAGCAGAGTGAGACAGTTACATAAAGAAAATGGGTGTTCAAATGGATGGTTATGTTGGAATGGAGCTACAGGTAGTAATGAAGGAGGAGCAGGGCGTGGTAAAGGTAAAGCTGGTTTCTGGGAAGAATTTGAGTCATTACAACAATTGGAATGCCGACACTTATTTTCAAGAAAGGAAGGTTTACGTCCCGAAAACCGTGCAAAgaatcgatataaaaatatcttACCGT TTGATCATACAAGGGTACGCTTGAAGGATGTTGATCCAAATATTTCTGGAGCTGACTACATTAATGCTAATTACATTAAG AATGAAGAAGGAGATGGTCAAACTAGTGGAGATGGTGGGTCATTCAATAAATGTTATATAGCAACACAAGGTTGTCTGCCAAATACAATACCAGATTTCTGGCACATGGTATATCAAGAAAATACAAGAGTAATAGTTATGACTACCAAGGAAATggaaaggggaaag aATAAATGTGCTCGTTATTGGCCAGAAGAGGGTGAAGTTGTAGAATATGGTGGCGAATGGAAAGTACGTGCTTTATCTCGTACTTCAACGGCAGATTACACATTACGGGAGTTTTTGTTACATGGAAACAAACCATGTTTTGCAGAGTCCAGAAGGATTTATCATTATCATTTTCAA GCATGGCCTGATCACGGTGTTCCATCAGATCCTGGATGTGTATTAAATTTTCTTCACGATGTTAATGCAAGACAAGAATCAATTGCTGGTGCTCTTGCTTCTGGTGGTCAAAATGTACCAAGTATAGGACCAATTCTTGTACATTGTAGTGCTGGAATTGGTAGGACTGGAACATTTATTGTTATTGATATGATACTTGATCAAATCAAGCGGCATG GGTTGGACTGTGAAATTGATATTCAGAGGACAATTCAAAGAGTGCGTTCACAAAGATCAGGCATGGTTCAAACTGAAGCAcaatataaatttgtttatcTTGCTGTGTTACACTATATTGAAACTGTATCGCAACGAATGCAGGCAGAACAG AAATCTCTTCATTTAGGTCGAGAATATACTAATATTCGCTACAAAAGTGAAACGAATGCTACTACAAATATGAGCGATATATCGGTCCCTATATGTACTGCAACAACTCTTCCAACATCAGCACATTTTACATTACCTACTCCTATTAATAGTTTGAGGCCAAAGTAA
- the LOC143144245 gene encoding arginine-hydroxylase NDUFAF5, mitochondrial isoform X1, with translation MLNFQQTRRMHTMFKRYVFRLELNIQNRINNTRNIINSAPNFTLPLDSVMYVFDRNAKLLQKERAAQAPDVKLYDYIKDEVGYRLSDRIFDIKRKFKKVLNLGCSRGHVSKHILTENVEELILTDMCSSFLYQAETSEGMKVTRTIMDEENFSFESNSLDLVISSLSLHWVNDLPRCFHNINKSLKNDGIFMAAIFGGDTLYELRSSLQLAELERDGGISAHISPFAEIRDIGTLLTRANFTMLTIDTDEIVIGYPSMFELMWDLKGMAENNAVRNRKLRLNKDTAFAAAAIYKQLYGKMKEDDTPFIPATFQIIYLLGWKPDASQPKPLERGSGQVSLKDLYKLDEIIKETEKVKIDKDK, from the exons ATGTTAAACTTTCAACAAACTCGgagaatgcatacaatgttCAAACGTTATGTATTTCGGCTTGAATTAAACATTCAAAATCGAATTAATAATACTCGTAATATAATTAACAGTGCACCAAATTTTACGTTACCATTGGATAGTGTAATGTACGTTTTTGATAGAAATGCGAAACTTCTTCAAAAAGAACGTGCTGCACAAGCTCCTGATGTAAAACTGTACGATTACATTAAAGATGAAGTAGGTTATAGATTATCAGATAGAATATTTGATATAAAGAGAAAATTCAAGAAAGTACTTAACTTAGGATGTTCTCGTGGTCATGTATCAAAGCACATTTTGACAGAAAATGTAGAAGAGTTAATCCTAACTGATATGTGCTCTAGTTTTTTATATCAAGCAGAAACTTCAGAAGGAATGAAGGTAACAAGAACAATTATGGACgaggaaaatttttcatttgaatCAAATAGTTTGGATTTAGTGATCAGTTCTTTGAGTCTTCACTGGGTAAATGATTTACCAAGATGTTTTCACAATATTAACAAGAGTTTGAAAAATGATGGAATTTTCATGGCAGCTATATTTGGAGGAGATACATTATACGAATTAAG GAGTTCTTTACAATTAGCAGAATTAGAGAGAGATGGTGGAATTTCAGCACATATTTCACCATTTGCAGAAATTAGAGATATTGGAACATTACTAACAAGGGCCAATTTTACAATGTTAACAATTGATACAGATgaaatagttattggttaccCAAGCATGTTTGAGTTAATGTGGGATTTAAAAG GGATGGCTGAAAATAATGCAGTGAGAAATCGAAAGTTACGTTTAAATAAAGATACTGCATTTGCAGCTGCTGCAATATATAAACAACTCtatggaaaaatgaaagaagaTGATACACCATTCATACCTGCtacatttcaaataatttatctATTAGGTTGGAAGCCAGATGCATCACAACCAAAACCTTTAGAAAGGGGTAGTGGACAGGTGTCGCTTAAAGACCTATACAAATTAGATGAAATCATAAAAGAAACTGAAAAGGTTAAAATAGACAAAGATAAATAA
- the Gar1 gene encoding gar1 ribonucleoprotein: protein MSFRGRGGGGFGRGGGGFRGGKGAGGFRGGRGGGGFDKSGRGYDQGPPEEVTPLGHFTWTVQDDLVAKVDIEQVPFFNAPIYTENKKQIGKIDEIFGNIRDYYVSIKLSENIRASSFQKDIQLFIDPAKLLPLQRFLPRAPGEHKRGSGGGRGMKRGGGGPRGGRGGGRPSFGRGGFGNRGGSSGFRGRGGGGFVRNDSGRSRGRGRW, encoded by the exons atgtcattCCGAGGTCGTGGAGGTGGTGGATTTggaagaggaggaggtggaTTTCGCGGTGGAAAAGGTGCGGGTGGTTTCCGCGGAGGTCGTGGAGGCGGTGGATTTGACAAAAGTGGAAGAGG ATACGACCAAGGTCCACCAGAAGAAGTGACACCCTTAGGTCACTTCACATGGACAGTTCAAGACGATCTTGTTGCTAAAGTAGACATAGAACAAGTACCTTTCTTTAATGCTCCAATTTACACAGAAAATAAAAAGCAGATTGGAAAAATAGATGAAATATTTGGCAATATCAGGGATTATTATGTCTCTATAAAGCTATCAGAAAATATAAGGGCATCTAGTTTCCAAAAAGACATACAA CTATTTATAGATCCAGCAAAACTATTACCTTTACAAAGGTTTTTGCCCAGAGCTCCTGGAGAACACAAAAGAGGAAGTGGTGGTGGTCGAGGAATGAAAAGAGGTGGTGGAGGACCACGAGGTGGTCGTGGTGGAGGTAGACCATCATTTGGACGTGGAGGTTTTGGAAATAGAGGAGGCAGCAGTGGTTTCAGAGGTCGTGGTGGAGGAGGTTTTGTACGTAATGACTCTGGTAGAAGTCGTGGAAGGGGAAGATGGTAG